In one Bacillus thuringiensis genomic region, the following are encoded:
- the trmFO gene encoding FADH(2)-oxidizing methylenetetrahydrofolate--tRNA-(uracil(54)-C(5))-methyltransferase TrmFO, with translation MTTQVVNVIGAGLAGSEAAYQIAKRGVQVRLYEMRPVRQTPAHHTDKFAELVCSNSLRANTLTNAVGVIKEEMRLMDSVIIRAADECSVPAGGALAVDRHEFAAKVTEYVKNHPNVTVMNEEITDIPEGPTIIATGPLTSPDLSAKLKELTGEDYFYFYDAAAPIVEKDSIDMNKVYLKSRYDKGEAAYLNCPMTEEEFDRFYEALIAAETVPLKEFEKEIFFEGCMPVEVMASRGRQTLVFGPMKPVGLEDPKTGKTPYAVVQLRQDDAAGTLYNIVGFQTHLKWGPQKEVLQLIPGLENAEIVRYGVMHRNTFINSPNLLRPTYQYKQRDDLFFAGQMTGVEGYVESAASGLLAGINAARLVQGEEPVVLPPVTAMGSMANYITATNAKNFQPMNANFGLFAPLEKKIKKKAERNEAYAARALETIRNFVNI, from the coding sequence ATGACAACACAAGTAGTAAACGTCATTGGCGCAGGTCTTGCAGGAAGTGAAGCAGCTTACCAAATTGCAAAACGTGGTGTCCAAGTTAGATTATATGAAATGAGACCGGTAAGGCAAACGCCAGCTCATCACACAGATAAATTTGCTGAATTAGTATGTAGTAACTCACTTCGTGCAAACACTTTAACAAATGCAGTTGGAGTTATTAAAGAGGAAATGCGCTTAATGGATTCTGTAATTATTCGTGCGGCGGATGAGTGCTCTGTACCAGCTGGAGGTGCTTTAGCTGTAGACCGTCATGAGTTCGCAGCTAAAGTAACGGAATACGTAAAGAACCATCCAAATGTAACTGTAATGAATGAAGAAATTACAGATATTCCAGAGGGACCGACAATTATTGCTACAGGTCCATTAACATCTCCTGATCTTTCTGCAAAATTGAAAGAATTAACAGGAGAAGATTATTTCTACTTCTATGATGCTGCAGCCCCAATCGTAGAAAAAGACAGCATTGACATGAATAAAGTATATTTAAAATCGCGCTATGACAAAGGGGAAGCTGCATATTTAAATTGCCCAATGACAGAAGAAGAGTTTGATCGTTTTTATGAGGCTCTGATTGCTGCTGAGACAGTGCCTTTAAAGGAGTTTGAAAAAGAAATTTTCTTTGAAGGTTGTATGCCAGTAGAAGTTATGGCAAGTAGAGGGAGACAGACGTTAGTATTTGGACCTATGAAACCTGTTGGATTGGAAGATCCAAAAACAGGGAAAACGCCATATGCTGTTGTTCAGTTACGTCAAGATGATGCAGCGGGAACTTTATACAATATCGTAGGTTTCCAAACACATTTAAAGTGGGGACCACAAAAAGAAGTGCTACAGTTAATTCCGGGATTGGAAAATGCAGAGATTGTACGTTATGGTGTAATGCATCGTAATACGTTTATTAATTCACCCAATTTGCTTCGTCCAACATATCAATATAAACAACGTGATGATTTATTCTTCGCTGGTCAAATGACTGGAGTAGAGGGATATGTTGAATCAGCAGCATCAGGATTATTAGCAGGGATTAATGCTGCGCGTCTTGTGCAAGGTGAAGAACCAGTTGTATTACCACCAGTAACTGCAATGGGTAGCATGGCAAATTACATTACGGCAACAAACGCTAAAAACTTCCAACCGATGAATGCGAACTTCGGTCTATTTGCACCGTTAGAGAAGAAGATTAAAAAGAAAGCAGAACGAAATGAAGCGTACGCAGCACGCGCTTTAGAAACGATTCGAAATTTTGTAAATATTTAG
- the topA gene encoding type I DNA topoisomerase: MSDYLVIVESPSKAKTIEKYLGKKYKVVASMGHVRDLPKSQMGIEVKNNFTPKYITIRGKGPVLKDLKSAAKKAKKVYLAADPDREGEAIAWHLANTLNVDVESDCRVVFNEITKDAIKESFKHPRAINMDLVDAQQARRILDRLVGYNISPLLWKKVKKGLSAGRVQSVAVRLIIEREREIQNFEPEEFWTIKTEFVKGKDTFEASFYGVDGEKVQLTNETQVNEIIEQMKDNAFSVENVTRKERKRNPALPFTTSSLQQEAARKLNMRAKKTMMLAQQLYEGIDLGKQGTVGLITYMRTDSTRISETAQTEARTYITEAYGTEYIGTEKKKETKKSNAQDAHEAIRPTSVMRKPEELKSFLGRDQLRLYKLIWERFVASQMASAIMDTVTARLINNNVQFRASGSVVKFPGFMKVYVESKDDGAEEKDKMLPPLEVGETVFSKDLEPKQHFTQPPPRYTEARLVRTLEELGIGRPSTYVPTLETIQKRGYVGLDNKRFVPTELGEIVIELILEFFPEIINIEFTANMEQSLDEVEEGNANWVKIVDDFYVGFEPRLEKAEKEMREVEIKDEPAGEDCELCNHPMVFKMGKYGKFMACSNFPDCRNTKPIVKEIGVTCPKCDKGQIIERRSNKKKRLFYGCGTYPECDFVSWDKPIGRKCPKCEGMLVEKKLKKGVQVQCISCDYEEEQQM, translated from the coding sequence ATGTCAGATTACCTCGTAATCGTGGAGTCGCCTTCTAAGGCGAAGACCATTGAGAAATATTTAGGGAAAAAATACAAAGTTGTCGCGTCTATGGGACATGTTCGCGATTTGCCAAAAAGTCAAATGGGGATAGAAGTAAAGAACAACTTCACCCCGAAGTATATTACCATTCGTGGTAAAGGTCCCGTCTTAAAAGATTTAAAATCAGCGGCGAAAAAAGCAAAGAAAGTCTATCTCGCGGCCGATCCAGACCGTGAAGGGGAAGCGATTGCTTGGCATTTAGCGAATACGTTAAATGTGGACGTTGAATCAGATTGTCGGGTTGTGTTTAATGAGATTACGAAAGATGCAATCAAAGAATCATTTAAACATCCTCGTGCAATTAATATGGATTTAGTGGATGCACAACAAGCAAGACGTATACTTGATCGTCTTGTTGGTTACAATATTAGTCCTTTATTATGGAAGAAAGTAAAAAAAGGATTAAGTGCAGGACGTGTACAATCTGTAGCAGTTCGTTTAATCATCGAGCGTGAAAGGGAAATTCAAAACTTTGAACCTGAAGAATTCTGGACAATTAAAACAGAATTTGTAAAAGGAAAAGACACATTTGAAGCAAGCTTTTACGGTGTAGATGGTGAAAAAGTTCAATTAACAAATGAAACGCAAGTGAATGAAATAATTGAACAGATGAAAGACAATGCGTTTTCAGTTGAAAATGTAACGCGCAAAGAGCGAAAACGTAATCCTGCATTACCGTTTACAACATCTTCCTTGCAACAAGAAGCAGCACGTAAGTTAAACATGCGAGCAAAGAAAACAATGATGCTTGCACAGCAATTGTATGAAGGGATAGATCTTGGAAAACAAGGAACTGTAGGTCTTATTACGTATATGAGAACTGATTCAACACGTATCTCAGAAACAGCTCAAACAGAGGCTCGTACTTACATCACTGAAGCGTATGGTACGGAATACATAGGAACAGAAAAGAAGAAAGAAACGAAAAAGTCAAATGCACAAGATGCGCATGAGGCAATTCGTCCTACTTCGGTAATGAGAAAGCCAGAGGAACTAAAAAGTTTCTTAGGTCGTGATCAACTTCGATTATATAAATTGATTTGGGAGCGATTTGTTGCAAGTCAAATGGCGTCTGCTATAATGGATACTGTGACAGCGAGACTCATTAATAACAATGTTCAGTTCCGTGCAAGTGGATCGGTTGTAAAGTTCCCAGGATTTATGAAAGTGTATGTAGAGTCAAAAGATGATGGTGCTGAAGAAAAGGATAAGATGTTGCCGCCTTTAGAAGTAGGGGAAACTGTATTTTCAAAGGATTTAGAACCAAAGCAACATTTTACACAACCTCCTCCGCGCTATACAGAGGCTCGTCTAGTAAGAACACTTGAAGAACTTGGAATTGGAAGACCGTCGACATATGTACCTACACTTGAAACGATTCAAAAGCGTGGGTATGTAGGCTTAGATAATAAACGCTTCGTTCCGACTGAACTTGGTGAAATAGTAATTGAACTTATTTTAGAGTTTTTCCCAGAAATTATTAACATTGAATTTACTGCCAATATGGAGCAAAGCCTTGATGAAGTAGAAGAAGGAAATGCGAATTGGGTAAAAATTGTTGATGATTTCTACGTAGGTTTTGAACCGCGTTTAGAAAAAGCGGAAAAAGAAATGCGTGAAGTGGAAATTAAAGATGAACCAGCTGGGGAAGATTGTGAATTATGTAATCACCCAATGGTCTTTAAAATGGGTAAATACGGGAAATTTATGGCTTGCTCGAATTTCCCAGATTGTCGTAATACAAAGCCGATTGTGAAAGAAATCGGTGTTACTTGTCCAAAGTGTGATAAGGGTCAAATTATTGAACGCCGTAGTAATAAAAAGAAACGTCTTTTCTATGGGTGCGGTACGTATCCGGAATGCGACTTTGTATCTTGGGATAAGCCAATTGGTCGTAAGTGTCCGAAGTGCGAAGGCATGCTTGTAGAGAAAAAGTTGAAAAAAGGCGTGCAAGTACAATGTATTTCGTGCGATTATGAAGAAGAACAACAAATGTGA
- the hslV gene encoding ATP-dependent protease proteolytic subunit HslV, with protein sequence MGNFHATTIFAVHHNGECAMAGDGQVTMGNAVVMKHTARKVRKLFQGKVLAGFAGSVADAFTLFEMFEGKLEEYNGNLQRAAVEMAKQWRGDKMLRQLEAMLIVMDKTTMLLVSGTGEVIEPDDGILAIGSGGNYALSAGRALKQYASEHLTAKQIAKASLEIAGDICVYTNHNIIVEEL encoded by the coding sequence ATGGGAAATTTCCACGCTACAACGATATTTGCAGTTCATCATAATGGAGAATGTGCAATGGCTGGAGATGGCCAAGTGACGATGGGAAATGCTGTTGTAATGAAACATACAGCTCGTAAAGTTCGTAAGCTTTTCCAAGGTAAAGTTTTAGCTGGTTTCGCAGGATCAGTTGCTGACGCATTTACTCTTTTTGAAATGTTTGAAGGGAAATTAGAAGAGTATAATGGCAACTTGCAACGTGCTGCTGTTGAAATGGCAAAACAATGGCGTGGCGATAAAATGTTACGTCAGCTAGAAGCGATGCTCATTGTCATGGATAAAACAACTATGCTCCTTGTTTCAGGTACAGGAGAAGTGATTGAACCGGATGATGGTATTTTAGCAATTGGATCTGGTGGGAATTATGCACTTTCTGCAGGTCGTGCTTTAAAGCAATATGCAAGTGAACACTTAACAGCGAAGCAAATTGCGAAAGCGAGTTTAGAGATTGCTGGCGATATTTGTGTTTATACGAATCACAACATAATTGTTGAAGAATTGTAG
- the dprA gene encoding DNA-processing protein DprA: MKRERLLHLHYLLADYWKAMERLLYVDPELENIYNFNEKQMEYYTGISSKKSAELVKFLQSSSLPQYISYLEKNRIFYITIWDENYPQLLHEIQDPPFVLYGKGEENFLNKVNKLAVVGTREPSLYGHESLKFILHPLLEREWLIVSGFAKGIDTMSHEITVRHHCPTIAVLGHGLSFMYPKENRHLYEMWKEYILLLTEYPPHYAPKKWYFPKRNRIISGISKGVLVVEAKSRSGTLITADLALEQNREVFALPGPIFIEGASGTNHLIQQGAKLVRNAEDILEEILN; encoded by the coding sequence ATGAAAAGAGAGAGATTATTACATCTTCATTACTTGCTAGCAGATTATTGGAAAGCGATGGAGAGGCTACTATATGTCGATCCAGAATTAGAGAACATATATAATTTTAACGAAAAACAAATGGAATACTACACTGGAATATCCTCGAAAAAATCTGCAGAACTAGTAAAATTTCTTCAAAGTTCAAGTCTTCCGCAATATATATCGTATTTAGAGAAAAATCGTATTTTTTATATAACGATATGGGATGAAAATTATCCACAATTATTACATGAAATACAAGACCCCCCCTTCGTTTTATATGGAAAAGGAGAGGAAAATTTCCTGAATAAAGTAAATAAATTAGCGGTTGTTGGAACGAGAGAACCATCATTATATGGTCATGAGAGTTTGAAGTTTATTTTACACCCTTTATTAGAAAGAGAGTGGCTTATTGTCAGTGGGTTTGCAAAAGGGATAGATACAATGTCTCATGAGATTACAGTAAGGCATCATTGCCCGACTATTGCGGTATTAGGGCACGGATTGTCTTTTATGTATCCGAAAGAAAATAGACATTTATATGAAATGTGGAAGGAGTATATATTGTTATTGACAGAGTATCCGCCGCACTATGCACCGAAAAAATGGTATTTTCCAAAAAGGAACCGGATTATTAGTGGCATAAGTAAAGGTGTTTTAGTTGTAGAAGCGAAATCGAGAAGTGGAACACTTATTACTGCAGACCTTGCGTTAGAGCAAAATAGAGAGGTGTTTGCGCTTCCTGGACCTATATTTATAGAGGGGGCATCGGGAACGAATCATCTTATTCAACAAGGAGCAAAACTAGTAAGAAATGCAGAAGATATCTTGGAAGAGATTTTAAATTAA
- the xerC gene encoding tyrosine recombinase XerC, producing MNVKKLLQLFVGYLQIERNYSKYTIASYQNDLEHFVQFMEREGISSFLDVTYADVRLYLTTLHDEKLARKSVARKVSSLRSLYRFLMREGYRKDNPFALASLPKKELSIPKFLYAEELEELFEVSDTETPLGQRNQALLELMYATGIRVSECVNLQLTDIDFAVGTILVMGKGKKQRYIPFGSYAQDSLITYIENGRKQLVNKTDEDSHMVFLNAKGTPLTSRGVRYVLNEIIKKASLTMRISPHMLRHTFATHMLDEGADLRTVQELLGHENLSTTQIYTHVSKERLRSVYMKHHPRA from the coding sequence GTGAATGTGAAGAAATTGTTACAATTATTCGTTGGATATTTACAAATTGAAAGAAATTATTCAAAATATACAATTGCAAGTTATCAAAATGATTTAGAACATTTTGTGCAATTTATGGAACGAGAAGGCATATCCTCTTTTTTAGACGTTACATACGCGGATGTTCGTTTGTACTTAACGACGTTGCACGATGAAAAGTTAGCCCGTAAATCTGTCGCAAGAAAAGTATCAAGCTTACGAAGTTTATATCGTTTTTTGATGCGTGAAGGTTATCGAAAGGATAATCCGTTTGCACTTGCGTCACTCCCCAAAAAAGAATTGTCAATCCCAAAGTTTTTATATGCTGAAGAGTTAGAGGAATTATTCGAAGTTTCTGACACGGAAACGCCATTAGGTCAAAGGAATCAAGCTTTATTAGAGTTGATGTATGCGACTGGGATCCGTGTGAGTGAATGTGTCAATTTACAACTTACCGATATTGACTTTGCGGTGGGAACAATTTTAGTAATGGGAAAAGGAAAAAAACAAAGGTATATTCCATTTGGAAGCTATGCGCAAGATTCTTTAATTACTTATATAGAGAATGGGAGAAAACAGTTAGTTAATAAGACTGACGAAGACTCTCATATGGTATTTTTAAATGCGAAAGGTACACCGCTAACAAGTCGTGGAGTTCGTTATGTTTTAAATGAAATCATTAAAAAGGCTTCACTGACAATGCGGATAAGTCCCCATATGTTAAGGCATACATTTGCTACACATATGCTAGATGAAGGGGCAGATTTACGTACTGTACAGGAGCTATTAGGCCATGAGAATTTGTCGACGACACAAATTTATACGCATGTCTCTAAAGAAAGATTGCGTTCTGTTTACATGAAGCATCACCCGCGGGCATAA
- the pyrH gene encoding UMP kinase → MSKPKYNRVVLKLSGEALAGEQGFGINPTVIKSVAEQVKEIAELDVEVAVVVGGGNIWRGKIGSEMGMDRAGADYMGMLATVMNSLALQDSLENIGIQTRVQTSIEMRQVAEPYIRRKAVRHLEKKRVVIFAAGTGNPYFSTDTTAALRAAEIEADVILMAKNNVDGVYNADPSIDPTATKYETLTYLDVLKEGLGVMDSTASSLCMDNDIPLIVFSVMEKGNIKRAVLGENIGTVVRGK, encoded by the coding sequence ATGAGTAAACCGAAATATAATCGTGTCGTTTTAAAGCTAAGTGGAGAAGCTTTAGCTGGAGAGCAAGGATTTGGAATTAACCCAACTGTTATTAAGTCAGTTGCGGAACAAGTAAAAGAAATTGCAGAACTTGATGTAGAGGTTGCTGTTGTTGTTGGTGGCGGTAACATTTGGCGTGGGAAAATTGGAAGTGAAATGGGCATGGATCGTGCAGGGGCAGATTACATGGGCATGTTAGCGACAGTTATGAATTCATTAGCTCTTCAAGATAGCTTGGAGAATATCGGAATTCAAACTCGTGTACAAACTTCAATTGAGATGCGTCAAGTTGCAGAACCTTACATTCGTCGTAAAGCAGTTCGTCACTTAGAGAAAAAACGTGTTGTTATCTTTGCAGCAGGTACAGGTAACCCATACTTCTCTACAGATACAACAGCAGCATTACGTGCGGCAGAAATTGAAGCAGATGTAATTTTAATGGCGAAAAACAATGTGGATGGTGTATATAATGCGGATCCATCTATTGATCCAACAGCTACGAAATACGAAACGCTTACTTACTTAGACGTATTAAAAGAAGGTTTAGGTGTAATGGATTCTACAGCTTCTTCTCTATGTATGGATAATGATATTCCATTAATTGTATTCTCAGTTATGGAAAAAGGTAATATTAAACGTGCCGTTTTAGGCGAAAATATCGGAACAGTGGTAAGGGGGAAATAA
- the hslU gene encoding ATP-dependent protease ATPase subunit HslU — translation MHLHFTPRQIVEKLDQYIIGQKDAKKAVAVALRNRYRRSKLAENLRDEIAPKNILMIGPTGVGKTEVARRMAKLVGAPFIKVEATKFTEVGYVGRDVESMVRDLVETSVRIVKEEMVVKVQDKAEEQANQRLVEILVPSPEKQSGFKNPLEMLFGGAQNSNQTSDTQEDVEIEKKRQDVERKLAAGLLEEEIVSIEVTEQQSSMFDMLQGTGMEQMGMNFQDALGSFMPKKTKKRKLSVKEARKLLTNEEAQRLIDMDEVTQEAVYRAEQLGIIFIDEIDKIAGKQSNSVDVSREGVQRDILPIVEGSNVATKYGSVKTDYILFVAAGAFHMSKPSDLIPELQGRFPIRVELTKLSTDDFVKILIEPDNALIKQYMALLATEGIEIEFSDEAIRKIAEIAYQVNQDTDNIGARRLHTIMEKLLEDLSFEASEITLEKITITPQYVEEKLATIAKNKDVSQFIL, via the coding sequence ATGCATTTACATTTTACTCCGCGCCAAATTGTGGAAAAATTAGATCAATACATCATCGGTCAAAAAGACGCAAAGAAAGCGGTTGCTGTAGCGTTGAGAAATCGATATCGTCGCAGTAAATTAGCTGAAAATTTACGTGACGAAATTGCACCTAAAAACATCTTAATGATTGGACCGACAGGTGTTGGGAAAACAGAGGTAGCACGACGAATGGCGAAACTCGTTGGAGCACCTTTTATTAAGGTTGAGGCTACAAAATTCACAGAAGTTGGATATGTGGGTAGAGATGTAGAGTCGATGGTACGTGACCTGGTGGAAACATCGGTTCGTATTGTAAAAGAAGAAATGGTAGTGAAAGTTCAAGATAAAGCAGAAGAGCAAGCGAATCAACGTCTTGTTGAAATTTTAGTGCCGAGTCCGGAGAAGCAATCTGGATTTAAAAATCCATTAGAGATGCTTTTTGGAGGCGCTCAAAATTCGAATCAAACGTCTGATACACAAGAAGATGTTGAAATCGAAAAGAAACGTCAAGATGTGGAGAGAAAGCTTGCTGCAGGGCTTCTTGAAGAAGAAATTGTATCGATTGAAGTGACTGAACAACAGTCTTCCATGTTTGATATGTTACAAGGAACTGGCATGGAACAAATGGGAATGAATTTCCAAGATGCGCTAGGAAGTTTTATGCCGAAAAAAACGAAAAAACGTAAACTTTCTGTAAAAGAAGCAAGAAAACTCTTGACAAATGAAGAGGCACAGCGCTTAATTGATATGGATGAAGTTACACAAGAGGCTGTTTATCGTGCTGAACAGCTCGGGATTATTTTTATTGATGAAATTGACAAAATTGCTGGTAAGCAGTCGAATAGCGTAGATGTATCACGTGAAGGTGTGCAACGTGACATTTTGCCAATTGTAGAAGGATCGAATGTTGCGACAAAATACGGATCAGTAAAAACGGATTATATTTTATTCGTTGCAGCTGGAGCGTTCCATATGTCTAAACCGTCGGATTTAATTCCGGAATTGCAAGGGAGATTTCCGATTCGAGTAGAATTAACAAAATTATCGACAGACGATTTTGTTAAAATATTAATCGAGCCTGACAATGCGTTAATTAAACAATATATGGCATTATTAGCGACTGAAGGTATAGAAATTGAATTTTCAGACGAAGCTATTCGTAAGATTGCTGAGATTGCTTATCAAGTTAATCAGGATACAGATAATATTGGAGCAAGAAGACTTCATACGATTATGGAGAAGCTCCTTGAAGATTTATCGTTTGAAGCATCTGAAATTACGTTAGAGAAAATAACGATAACACCTCAATACGTTGAGGAGAAATTAGCAACAATTGCTAAAAATAAAGATGTGAGCCAGTTTATTTTGTAA
- the codY gene encoding GTP-sensing pleiotropic transcriptional regulator CodY: MELLAKTRKLNALLQSAAGKPVNFREMSDTMCEVIEANVFVVSRRGKLLGYAIHQQIENERMKQMLAERQFPEEYTQSLFNITETSSNLDVNSAYTAFPVENRELFGQGLTTIVPIVGGGERLGTLVLARLGQEFLDDDLILAEYSSTVVGMEILREKAEEIEEEARSKAVVQMAISSLSYSELEAIEHIFEELNGTEGLLVASKIADRVGITRSVIVNALRKLESAGVIESRSLGMKGTYIKVLNDKFLQELAKLKTN; this comes from the coding sequence ATGGAATTATTAGCAAAAACGAGAAAATTAAATGCGTTATTACAGAGCGCAGCAGGGAAGCCTGTAAACTTTAGAGAAATGTCTGACACAATGTGTGAAGTAATCGAAGCAAACGTATTCGTAGTTAGCCGTCGTGGTAAATTACTAGGTTATGCAATTCACCAACAAATCGAAAACGAACGCATGAAGCAAATGCTTGCAGAACGTCAATTCCCAGAAGAATATACACAAAGCTTATTCAACATTACAGAAACATCTTCAAACTTAGATGTGAACAGTGCTTACACAGCATTCCCAGTAGAAAACAGAGAATTATTTGGTCAAGGTTTAACTACAATCGTACCAATCGTTGGTGGCGGTGAGCGTCTAGGTACATTAGTATTAGCTCGTCTTGGTCAAGAGTTCTTAGATGATGATTTAATCCTTGCTGAGTACAGCTCAACTGTTGTAGGTATGGAAATCTTGCGTGAAAAAGCAGAAGAAATTGAAGAGGAAGCACGTAGTAAAGCTGTTGTTCAAATGGCGATCAGCTCATTATCTTACAGTGAGTTAGAAGCAATTGAGCACATCTTCGAAGAATTAAATGGAACAGAAGGTTTACTTGTTGCAAGTAAAATTGCTGATCGCGTAGGAATTACTCGTTCTGTAATCGTAAATGCACTACGTAAATTAGAAAGTGCTGGTGTTATTGAGTCTCGTTCTTTAGGTATGAAAGGAACATACATTAAAGTGCTAAACGACAAGTTTCTACAGGAACTTGCTAAATTAAAAACAAACTAA
- the rpsB gene encoding 30S ribosomal protein S2, with protein MSVISMKQLLEAGVHFGHQTRRWNPKMKRYIFTERNGIYIIDLQKTVKKVEEAYRTMRDIAAEGGDILFVGTKKQAQEAIKEEATRAGMYFVNQRWLGGTLTNFQTIQKRIKRLKDIERMQEDGTFEVLPKKEVVQLKKELERLEKFLGGIKDMKGLPSALFVVDPRKERIAVAEARKLHIPIIGIVDTNCDPDEIDHVIPANDDAIRAVKLLTSKMADAILEAKQGEETVTA; from the coding sequence ATGTCAGTAATTTCTATGAAGCAATTGCTTGAAGCTGGTGTTCATTTCGGACATCAAACTCGTCGTTGGAACCCAAAAATGAAGCGTTACATTTTCACAGAGCGTAACGGTATCTACATCATCGACTTACAAAAAACTGTGAAAAAAGTTGAGGAAGCTTACAGAACGATGCGCGACATCGCTGCTGAAGGCGGAGACATCTTATTCGTAGGTACTAAAAAACAAGCACAAGAAGCTATTAAAGAAGAAGCAACTCGTGCTGGTATGTACTTCGTTAACCAACGTTGGTTAGGCGGAACTTTAACAAACTTCCAAACAATCCAAAAGCGTATCAAGCGTCTTAAAGACATCGAAAGAATGCAAGAAGATGGTACTTTCGAAGTACTTCCTAAGAAAGAAGTTGTTCAACTTAAAAAAGAGTTAGAGCGTCTTGAGAAATTCTTAGGCGGTATTAAAGATATGAAAGGTCTTCCAAGTGCATTATTCGTAGTAGACCCTCGTAAAGAGCGTATTGCAGTTGCTGAAGCACGCAAATTACACATTCCAATCATCGGTATCGTTGATACAAACTGTGATCCAGACGAAATCGATCACGTTATCCCAGCAAACGATGATGCAATTCGTGCTGTAAAACTTCTTACATCTAAAATGGCAGACGCGATCCTTGAAGCAAAACAAGGTGAAGAAACTGTTACTGCGTAA
- the tsf gene encoding translation elongation factor Ts — protein sequence MAITAQMVKELREKTGAGMMDCKKALTETNGDMEKAIDFLREKGIAKAAKKADRIAAEGLTFIETNGNDALILELNSETDFVAKNEGFQTLIKELAAHLLTNKPANVEEAMAQTMENGKKVEEHINEAIAKIGEKLTLRRFEIVSKTDADAFGAYLHMGGRIGVLTVLEGSTDEAAAKDVAMHIAAVNPKYIDRDAVTAEEVEHERQVLTQQALNEGKPEKIVAKMVEGRLGKFFEEICLLDQAFVKNPDMKVRQFVESKGGTLKGFVRYAVGEGIEKREDNFAEEVMNQVKGSN from the coding sequence ATGGCAATCACTGCTCAAATGGTAAAAGAATTACGTGAAAAAACTGGCGCAGGTATGATGGACTGCAAAAAAGCTTTAACAGAAACTAACGGCGACATGGAGAAGGCAATTGACTTCTTACGTGAAAAAGGTATTGCGAAAGCTGCTAAAAAAGCAGACCGTATTGCTGCTGAAGGTTTAACTTTCATCGAAACAAACGGTAATGACGCTTTAATCTTAGAATTAAACTCTGAAACTGATTTCGTTGCGAAAAACGAAGGTTTCCAAACACTAATTAAAGAATTAGCTGCTCACTTATTAACTAACAAACCAGCTAACGTTGAAGAAGCTATGGCTCAAACAATGGAAAACGGTAAAAAAGTTGAAGAGCACATCAACGAAGCAATCGCTAAAATTGGTGAAAAACTTACACTACGTCGTTTCGAAATCGTATCAAAAACTGATGCAGATGCATTCGGCGCTTACCTACACATGGGTGGACGTATTGGTGTATTAACAGTTCTTGAAGGTTCTACTGATGAAGCTGCTGCTAAAGATGTTGCAATGCACATCGCTGCAGTTAACCCTAAATACATCGACCGCGATGCTGTAACAGCTGAAGAAGTTGAGCATGAGCGTCAAGTATTAACACAACAAGCATTAAACGAAGGCAAGCCTGAGAAAATCGTTGCGAAAATGGTTGAAGGTCGTTTAGGCAAATTCTTCGAAGAGATTTGCTTACTTGACCAAGCATTCGTTAAAAACCCTGATATGAAAGTTCGTCAGTTCGTTGAGTCTAAAGGCGGAACATTAAAAGGATTCGTTCGCTACGCTGTTGGTGAAGGTATCGAAAAACGCGAAGACAACTTTGCTGAAGAAGTAATGAACCAAGTAAAAGGTAGTAACTAA